The Neobacillus sp. PS3-34 genome has a window encoding:
- a CDS encoding SE1561 family protein — MGNAINDKDSQVIFLKQRLKMFLEVLDAIDPEETDIDDIDRLINMIDDLESKCKEFQSREK; from the coding sequence ATGGGTAATGCAATAAATGATAAAGACTCACAAGTCATCTTTTTAAAACAGCGATTAAAAATGTTTCTTGAGGTTCTTGATGCAATTGATCCTGAAGAGACGGATATTGACGATATCGACCGCTTAATTAATATGATTGATGACCTTGAGTCCAAGTGCAAGGAGTTTCAATCTCGCGAGAAATAG
- the ggt gene encoding gamma-glutamyltransferase, which produces MLSEGHKFEITRSNRCSIERETARGKTGMVATAHPIASEIGEQVLKEGGNAIDAAVAIQFALNVVEPMMTGIGGSGFFMVYHNESKTTKIFDGHSEAPKAAHADMFLDDKKEVIPFKKRSTHATAVAIPGILKAMDAALNEYGSKSLAELIEPAALVAEKGISMNWVLMDALNLFEYRLGDEGRRLFFPKGKSFKEGDILIKEHLAKTFRIIQKEGISAFYEGEIAEAIVKALQDQGGFMTLEDLKNYEISVDEPVWGEYRGYKIASSSPPSAGGTSLLYILKLLEDFSLDKYGPRSWEKYYLFTESMRLAFSDKIAYLADPRFNDIPVKGLLHDEYIADRRNLINFKNRNSRIDFGNPWKYEKKKPVEVVRQPDDMEKSETTHFTVVDRWGNIAACTSTVEHPFGSGIMVPGYGLLLNNELTDFDPIPGGVNEPGAGKRPVSCKSPTILFKDEKPVLTLGSPGGPTIIASVFQTIVNIIDFKMDLKEAIEEPRIFATPGSLLSWEAGIDMVSKGELESMGYEFGDTSHVIGNVQAIQIDPDTRELYGAADSSREGTAIGLDD; this is translated from the coding sequence ATGTTAAGCGAAGGTCATAAATTTGAAATTACGCGTTCGAATAGATGCTCAATCGAAAGAGAAACAGCAAGAGGGAAAACGGGAATGGTCGCGACGGCGCACCCAATCGCCTCAGAAATTGGCGAGCAGGTCCTGAAGGAAGGCGGTAATGCCATAGACGCAGCTGTAGCCATTCAATTCGCACTGAATGTCGTCGAACCGATGATGACGGGAATAGGCGGCAGCGGCTTCTTCATGGTCTACCATAATGAATCGAAAACGACAAAGATCTTTGATGGGCATTCAGAAGCGCCAAAAGCGGCACATGCCGACATGTTCCTGGATGACAAAAAGGAAGTTATCCCATTTAAAAAAAGGTCTACACATGCAACGGCTGTAGCGATACCAGGTATTTTAAAAGCCATGGATGCTGCACTTAATGAATACGGGTCAAAAAGCCTTGCAGAATTGATCGAGCCGGCAGCTTTGGTTGCCGAAAAAGGAATTTCGATGAATTGGGTATTGATGGATGCTCTAAACCTTTTTGAATACCGTCTCGGTGATGAAGGAAGGCGTTTATTCTTTCCAAAAGGAAAATCCTTTAAAGAAGGAGATATTCTTATAAAGGAGCATCTTGCAAAAACGTTTAGGATTATACAAAAAGAAGGAATATCCGCTTTTTATGAAGGAGAAATAGCAGAGGCAATCGTTAAAGCGCTTCAGGACCAGGGCGGCTTTATGACTCTTGAGGATCTAAAAAACTACGAAATATCAGTTGACGAACCTGTGTGGGGAGAATACAGAGGGTACAAAATAGCATCCTCCAGCCCTCCAAGTGCGGGAGGGACAAGCCTTCTTTATATTTTAAAACTGCTTGAAGATTTCTCGCTAGATAAGTATGGGCCGAGGTCTTGGGAAAAATATTATCTGTTTACAGAATCGATGCGTTTGGCGTTTAGTGACAAGATTGCATATTTGGCAGACCCTCGTTTTAATGACATACCGGTGAAGGGGCTTCTGCATGATGAATATATTGCTGACAGAAGGAATTTAATCAACTTTAAGAATCGCAACAGTCGAATTGATTTCGGTAACCCCTGGAAATATGAAAAAAAGAAACCTGTAGAGGTAGTTCGACAGCCTGACGATATGGAAAAAAGCGAAACAACCCATTTCACAGTCGTGGATCGATGGGGGAATATTGCTGCATGTACATCTACGGTTGAGCATCCATTTGGTTCAGGAATTATGGTGCCGGGATATGGTTTACTATTAAATAATGAATTGACCGACTTTGACCCGATTCCGGGAGGCGTGAATGAGCCCGGCGCGGGGAAACGTCCCGTAAGCTGTAAAAGCCCGACCATTTTGTTTAAGGATGAAAAGCCTGTATTGACTCTTGGTTCACCAGGAGGTCCAACAATTATCGCCTCGGTTTTCCAGACAATCGTAAATATTATCGATTTTAAAATGGATCTGAAGGAAGCCATTGAGGAACCAAGGATTTTTGCCACACCTGGCTCTCTACTGTCATGGGAGGCTGGAATTGATATGGTTTCAAAGGGAGAATTGGAATCTATGGGTTATGAATTTGGTGACACTTCCCATGTGATTGGAAACGTCCAGGCTATCCAAATTGATCCGGATACAAGGGAGCTTTACGGCGCTGCGGATTCAAGCAGGGAAGGAACTGCAATTGGGCTCGATGATTAA
- a CDS encoding OsmC family protein: MEFTMKEGGFITEFPYGRLEVSGNEEFGYRPYQLMVSSIAVCSGGVLRKILEKMRIDFEDIHIKAKVERNPAQADRIEKIQLHFTIKGKELVESKLEKAMILTKKNCSMVQSVIGSIIVEETFEMID, from the coding sequence ATGGAATTTACAATGAAAGAGGGCGGCTTCATTACCGAATTTCCCTATGGGCGGCTGGAGGTTTCGGGAAATGAAGAGTTCGGGTATCGCCCTTATCAGCTGATGGTTTCTTCGATTGCTGTATGCAGCGGCGGTGTTTTACGGAAAATATTGGAAAAAATGAGGATTGATTTTGAAGATATACATATCAAAGCAAAAGTGGAAAGGAATCCTGCCCAAGCGGACCGAATTGAAAAAATTCAATTGCATTTTACCATAAAAGGCAAGGAATTGGTTGAAAGCAAATTAGAAAAAGCAATGATATTAACAAAGAAAAATTGCTCAATGGTTCAATCGGTCATTGGAAGCATCATTGTTGAAGAAACGTTTGAAATGATTGACTAG
- a CDS encoding heavy metal translocating P-type ATPase: MSTEAKALSQQPSVSFLEKIKPHFELIAAAVSGLLIAAGWLLDKGDYRSESIVAYLFAFIIGGFAKAKEGIEETIENKELNVEMLMIFAAVGSAIIGYWTEGAVLIFIFAVSGALETYTMNKSNKEISSLMELEPDEALLITNGQERLVAVADLQIGDQILVKPGERVPSDGRILKGKTNIDEAAITGESFPVSKSDSDEVFAGTVNLTGSITVEITKRSTETLFHKIIELVQNAQSEKSPSQLFIERFEGMYVKIVLAIVLLMMFLPHFLLGWSWHESFYRAMILLVVASPCALVASIMPATLSAISNGARHGILFKGGVHLENLSNLKAIAFDKTGTLTKGKPEVNEVIVREDLDQEEVLWKTASIENHSNHPLAQAIVKYVKPFSSRELLHPESIEDVSGWGVIANINGQEWKIGKADFVGKEAAETFAGEDAKQLASNGNSLVFVGIDGELAAMIALKDIVREETKAAIDDLKTKGIYTVMLTGDSEKTANAIAAESHVDRFFAECLPEEKVNQVKKLKDEFKTVAMVGDGINDAPALATANVGIAMGEGTDVALETADVVLMKNDLPRIAEAIHLSKRMNRIIKQNIVFSIAVITLLICSNFMQILDLPYGVIGHEGSTILVILNSLRLLK; this comes from the coding sequence ATGAGTACTGAAGCAAAGGCATTGTCACAGCAACCAAGCGTAAGCTTTTTGGAAAAAATAAAGCCTCATTTTGAACTGATTGCCGCTGCAGTAAGCGGCTTGCTAATTGCCGCGGGCTGGCTGCTGGATAAAGGAGATTACCGTTCCGAATCTATTGTCGCGTATTTGTTTGCTTTTATCATCGGCGGATTTGCAAAAGCAAAAGAAGGCATCGAAGAGACAATCGAGAATAAAGAATTAAATGTTGAAATGCTCATGATTTTCGCAGCAGTGGGATCAGCTATTATTGGATATTGGACAGAAGGCGCCGTTTTGATTTTCATCTTTGCTGTAAGCGGAGCACTCGAAACGTATACAATGAACAAAAGTAATAAAGAAATTTCCTCGTTAATGGAGCTTGAACCGGATGAAGCCCTTCTCATCACCAACGGTCAGGAAAGATTGGTTGCTGTTGCGGATCTCCAAATTGGCGACCAGATTCTTGTTAAGCCAGGGGAACGGGTACCTTCTGACGGAAGGATACTAAAAGGAAAAACAAACATTGACGAGGCAGCAATCACAGGGGAATCCTTTCCCGTTTCAAAAAGTGACAGTGACGAGGTATTTGCGGGAACTGTCAACTTAACAGGATCCATTACGGTCGAAATTACAAAAAGAAGCACCGAAACACTTTTTCATAAAATAATTGAACTTGTTCAAAACGCTCAAAGCGAAAAATCCCCATCCCAGCTATTTATTGAACGTTTTGAAGGCATGTATGTAAAAATCGTCCTTGCCATTGTTTTACTGATGATGTTTTTACCACATTTCCTGCTGGGATGGAGCTGGCATGAGTCCTTTTACAGAGCGATGATTCTTCTTGTGGTTGCATCGCCTTGTGCCCTGGTGGCATCCATAATGCCGGCAACTTTATCCGCGATTTCAAATGGCGCCCGCCATGGCATCCTTTTTAAAGGCGGAGTACACCTTGAAAATTTAAGCAATCTAAAAGCAATTGCTTTTGATAAAACTGGCACGCTTACGAAGGGTAAGCCGGAAGTAAATGAAGTGATCGTAAGGGAAGATTTGGACCAGGAGGAAGTTTTGTGGAAAACAGCTTCCATTGAGAACCACTCCAATCATCCGCTTGCACAGGCAATTGTGAAATATGTAAAACCTTTTAGCTCCCGTGAACTTTTGCATCCCGAAAGTATTGAAGACGTTTCAGGATGGGGTGTAATAGCCAATATTAACGGGCAGGAATGGAAAATTGGTAAGGCGGATTTTGTTGGAAAAGAAGCAGCTGAAACGTTTGCCGGAGAAGATGCGAAACAGCTGGCTAGCAACGGCAATTCATTGGTCTTCGTTGGAATAGATGGCGAACTGGCAGCTATGATTGCCCTTAAGGATATCGTCCGTGAAGAAACAAAGGCAGCAATCGATGATTTGAAAACAAAAGGCATATATACTGTTATGCTGACAGGTGACAGCGAAAAGACGGCAAATGCCATTGCGGCTGAAAGCCATGTGGATCGCTTCTTTGCAGAATGCCTGCCAGAAGAGAAAGTGAATCAGGTAAAAAAATTAAAGGATGAGTTTAAAACGGTGGCCATGGTCGGAGATGGTATAAATGATGCTCCAGCACTTGCTACAGCAAATGTTGGCATCGCAATGGGAGAAGGAACGGATGTCGCCCTTGAAACAGCGGATGTTGTTTTAATGAAAAATGATTTGCCAAGGATTGCCGAGGCCATTCATCTTTCCAAACGGATGAACAGAATCATTAAACAGAATATTGTTTTCTCGATTGCGGTAATTACGCTGTTAATTTGTTCAAACTTCATGCAAATTCTTGATCTGCCTTATGGCGTTATCGGACATGAGGGCAGCACCATTTTGGTCATCCTGAATAGTTTAAGGTTATTAAAATGA
- a CDS encoding YihY/virulence factor BrkB family protein produces MEIIGKIKPTLLKQLWHRIQEDDLPGLSAQLAYFFLLSLFPLLIFLFTLLPYLPIPHQDIMGIIRGVAPKEAIALIDKNLKDVMTHHSGGLLSVGIIGTIWSASNGINAIVRAFNKSYDVKETRSFIVARGMSILLTFGMIFVFLLALLLPVLGKGIGMFLFSYLGLTKQFLTVWGALRWLVSALILFLVFTVLYWIAPNMKMRCKSAFPGAIFATLGWIVASFAFSLYVGHFANYANTYGSIGAIIVLMVWLYLSAFIIIIGGEINAFYSERHKENC; encoded by the coding sequence ATGGAGATCATAGGTAAAATTAAACCTACTTTACTAAAACAGCTATGGCATCGAATTCAAGAAGACGATTTGCCCGGATTATCTGCACAATTAGCCTATTTTTTCCTTCTTTCTCTTTTTCCGCTTCTTATTTTCCTTTTCACGCTGCTTCCATACCTGCCTATTCCCCATCAGGATATAATGGGGATTATTAGAGGGGTAGCACCGAAAGAAGCGATCGCTCTTATTGATAAAAACCTTAAAGACGTGATGACTCATCATAGCGGGGGGCTGCTTTCAGTAGGAATCATCGGTACCATCTGGTCAGCATCGAATGGAATTAATGCGATTGTCAGGGCTTTTAATAAATCATACGATGTTAAAGAAACCCGCTCATTTATTGTTGCAAGAGGAATGTCTATTTTACTGACATTTGGAATGATCTTTGTTTTTCTGCTGGCTCTGCTGCTGCCGGTATTGGGAAAAGGAATCGGAATGTTTCTCTTTTCTTATTTGGGATTAACTAAGCAATTCTTAACGGTATGGGGTGCGCTCAGGTGGCTTGTCAGTGCCCTAATTTTATTCCTTGTTTTCACCGTACTTTACTGGATTGCACCCAATATGAAAATGCGTTGTAAAAGCGCATTTCCAGGTGCGATTTTTGCCACTTTAGGGTGGATAGTGGCTTCCTTTGCGTTTTCGCTTTATGTAGGTCATTTCGCTAATTATGCCAATACTTATGGCAGTATTGGAGCAATTATTGTTTTAATGGTTTGGCTTTATTTATCAGCCTTCATTATTATCATCGGAGGAGAGATAAACGCTTTTTACAGCGAGCGGCATAAGGAAAATTGTTAG
- a CDS encoding YtxH domain-containing protein — MSGMNKFWKGIAWGAIAGGTLSLLNKETRQAVTASCKTATGNISYVMKNPGKISDQVKTTANKLRMAVEDVTEDLTYIADKVEELRSVTPQVTDILKETKEAFTKNGTMDANKNELVIKNDSLIEIEQEDSIKI; from the coding sequence ATGTCAGGAATGAATAAGTTCTGGAAGGGAATTGCGTGGGGGGCTATTGCAGGAGGAACGTTAAGCTTATTAAATAAGGAAACACGCCAAGCTGTCACAGCAAGCTGCAAAACGGCCACAGGCAATATTTCTTATGTAATGAAAAACCCGGGAAAAATATCTGACCAGGTAAAAACAACTGCAAATAAACTTAGAATGGCAGTAGAAGATGTAACCGAGGATTTAACCTATATTGCTGATAAAGTTGAAGAATTGAGGAGTGTAACTCCACAGGTAACAGACATCCTAAAAGAAACGAAAGAAGCCTTCACTAAAAATGGAACAATGGATGCCAATAAAAACGAATTGGTTATAAAAAATGATTCATTAATTGAAATAGAACAAGAGGACAGCATAAAGATTTGA
- a CDS encoding DUF1128 domain-containing protein, translating to MDLTQQSIENVEYMIEKIKEKLKVLNLGAIKPSHFDEEMYEELKEIYEMVMRKNSFSPSEMQALVEELGNLRKQ from the coding sequence ATGGATTTAACACAACAATCGATTGAAAATGTAGAATATATGATTGAAAAAATTAAAGAAAAATTAAAAGTATTAAACTTAGGTGCCATTAAACCATCCCATTTTGATGAAGAAATGTATGAAGAACTAAAAGAAATTTATGAAATGGTGATGCGTAAGAACTCCTTTAGCCCAAGTGAGATGCAGGCTCTTGTAGAAGAACTTGGCAACCTTAGAAAACAATAA
- a CDS encoding type 1 glutamine amidotransferase domain-containing protein, with the protein MGKKIACLITSHFEDSEYSDPAKAFEEAGHQVITIEKEAGKTVKGKQGEVTVQIDKSIDDVEPNEFDALFLPGGFSPDILRADDRFVTFAKSFMDEKKLVFAICHGPQLLISAKTLDGRHVTGYKSIKVDLENAGAKYSDEEVVVCGNQLVTSRDPGDIPAFNRESLKLLQ; encoded by the coding sequence ATGGGGAAAAAAATCGCTTGTTTAATAACATCACATTTCGAGGATTCAGAATACTCGGATCCTGCAAAAGCATTTGAGGAAGCCGGGCATCAAGTAATTACCATTGAAAAGGAGGCGGGAAAAACCGTAAAAGGCAAACAGGGTGAAGTGACAGTACAAATTGATAAAAGTATTGATGATGTGGAGCCGAATGAATTTGACGCTCTGTTCCTGCCAGGGGGATTTTCTCCTGATATATTAAGGGCGGATGACCGTTTTGTGACATTTGCGAAATCCTTCATGGATGAAAAAAAACTTGTATTTGCAATTTGCCACGGCCCTCAATTATTGATATCGGCGAAAACTCTGGATGGCCGCCATGTTACGGGATATAAATCGATTAAAGTCGATCTTGAAAATGCAGGTGCCAAGTATTCTGATGAAGAAGTAGTCGTTTGCGGCAATCAGTTGGTAACCAGCAGAGATCCTGGTGATATCCCAGCATTTAACCGTGAATCATTGAAATTGCTGCAATAG
- a CDS encoding helix-turn-helix domain-containing protein: MIGDRVKKLRLEKRMSISELAEQAGVAKSYISSLERNLQRNPSIQFLEKISAVLNVPVDHLIHEQTNADELDSEWMKLVKEAMGSGVSKDQFREFLEFNKWRIDQSNK; encoded by the coding sequence ATGATTGGAGATAGAGTTAAAAAACTCCGCTTAGAAAAAAGAATGTCGATTTCAGAGCTTGCAGAGCAGGCTGGCGTCGCGAAATCTTATATAAGTTCTTTGGAAAGAAATCTTCAACGAAACCCGTCCATTCAATTTTTGGAAAAGATTTCTGCTGTACTGAATGTTCCAGTTGACCATTTAATACATGAACAAACGAATGCGGACGAGCTAGATTCCGAATGGATGAAGCTAGTAAAGGAAGCAATGGGCTCTGGTGTTTCAAAAGACCAATTCCGTGAATTCCTTGAATTTAATAAGTGGCGTATCGATCAATCAAATAAATGA
- a CDS encoding anti-repressor SinI family protein, producing the protein MVVSEMTVEGLDEEWMSLILEAKRMGIEMELIREFLNQDKN; encoded by the coding sequence GTGGTCGTATCGGAAATGACTGTAGAAGGTTTAGATGAAGAATGGATGTCACTAATTTTAGAAGCGAAAAGAATGGGCATCGAAATGGAATTGATAAGAGAATTTCTCAATCAAGATAAAAATTAA
- a CDS encoding pseudouridine-5'-phosphate glycosidase: MIENYITYSDEVKDAKLAGKPIVALESTIISHGMPYPQNVQMAKEVEEIIRTNGAVPATIAILEGKIKIGLSEEELEYLATSREIEKASRRDIPYLAAKKKNGATTVAATMICAQLAGIEVFVTGGIGGVHREAETTMDISADLQELAKTNVAVVCAGAKSILDIGLTMEYLETHGVPVVGYQTDLLPAFYTRTSPYGVNFRLDSAEEAADFIRVKWELGLKGGLVIANPIPEEDAMEESFINEIIGTALKEAKQKQITGKKVTPFLLGRVKELTEGKSLVANISLVKNNARVGAAIAVHLTK, encoded by the coding sequence TTGATTGAAAACTACATTACTTATTCAGATGAAGTTAAAGATGCAAAACTGGCGGGTAAACCGATTGTGGCCCTGGAATCTACGATTATTTCCCATGGGATGCCATATCCGCAAAATGTCCAGATGGCTAAGGAAGTAGAAGAAATTATTCGTACAAATGGTGCTGTTCCAGCGACGATTGCTATTTTAGAAGGAAAAATCAAAATAGGATTATCAGAAGAAGAATTAGAATATCTCGCAACAAGCAGGGAAATTGAGAAGGCCAGCAGAAGGGATATCCCTTATTTAGCGGCAAAAAAGAAGAATGGTGCAACAACAGTAGCTGCCACTATGATTTGTGCCCAACTAGCAGGAATTGAAGTATTTGTTACAGGGGGAATTGGTGGTGTGCACCGAGAAGCTGAAACAACGATGGATATATCTGCTGATTTGCAGGAGCTTGCCAAAACAAATGTCGCGGTAGTTTGTGCTGGTGCCAAATCTATTTTAGATATAGGCCTGACAATGGAATATTTAGAAACCCATGGTGTTCCTGTTGTAGGTTACCAAACCGACCTGTTGCCTGCATTTTATACACGGACAAGCCCATATGGGGTAAATTTCCGTTTAGATTCGGCTGAGGAAGCCGCAGATTTTATCCGTGTAAAATGGGAACTCGGCCTTAAAGGAGGCCTTGTCATTGCCAATCCCATTCCAGAGGAGGATGCAATGGAAGAATCCTTTATAAATGAAATCATCGGGACCGCATTAAAGGAAGCCAAACAAAAACAAATTACGGGTAAAAAGGTTACTCCGTTTTTATTAGGAAGAGTAAAGGAATTAACAGAAGGAAAAAGCCTTGTGGCAAATATTTCACTCGTTAAAAACAATGCAAGAGTTGGAGCAGCAATTGCTGTCCATTTAACTAAATGA
- a CDS encoding PfkB family carbohydrate kinase gives MAPVSAPKIRKLPASLNGVAWLIANQSEAEALSGSKIKSEGDFFKVAKKILEKGVERVVITRGDKGLIYFTKSGEAGVLLPPVIPVLDVTGAGDALIAGILYAFLKGLDIESCCKIGTACSIITLQSYETVNPALNSQELQETFRKYFSKGVTQH, from the coding sequence ATTGCACCTGTATCCGCTCCGAAAATTAGGAAACTACCTGCATCTCTCAATGGTGTGGCTTGGCTGATTGCCAACCAGTCAGAAGCAGAGGCTCTATCGGGATCCAAAATCAAATCAGAGGGCGACTTTTTCAAAGTGGCCAAGAAAATATTAGAAAAGGGCGTAGAACGGGTCGTTATTACCAGGGGTGATAAAGGCTTAATCTATTTTACAAAAAGTGGGGAGGCAGGGGTGCTGCTTCCTCCGGTTATACCGGTGCTGGATGTTACAGGCGCAGGGGATGCCCTTATTGCCGGGATTTTATATGCTTTTCTAAAAGGGCTTGATATCGAAAGTTGTTGTAAAATTGGCACCGCCTGTTCAATTATTACACTGCAGTCATATGAAACAGTTAATCCGGCTTTAAATTCACAGGAACTTCAGGAGACATTTAGAAAATACTTCAGTAAGGGAGTAACTCAACATTGA
- a CDS encoding PfkB family carbohydrate kinase, whose translation MSRHKALLSDILRENPQLSEIEISEITGLTFNEIQDCLLSMAQSAKQACLPKTPQVLCIGGANVDRKIQAVQTLIYGSSNPARSSISCGGVARNVAENLGRLGCSPSLLSFIGNDAEGQWLIGKTKEFVNIHSVGVVDGKSTGTYTAILDLDGEMAVALADMEIYDDVDIDLLQSKWAADFRTDLIVIDTNFPADVLEKIINRPMKQVLLFALHLYPLRKLGNYLHLSMVWLG comes from the coding sequence ATGAGCAGGCATAAAGCTTTACTTTCAGACATCCTTAGAGAAAATCCACAGCTTTCAGAGATTGAAATTTCAGAAATAACAGGTTTAACCTTTAATGAAATTCAGGATTGCCTTTTGTCAATGGCACAGTCTGCAAAACAGGCTTGTCTTCCCAAAACTCCACAGGTCCTATGTATAGGGGGAGCTAATGTTGACCGGAAAATTCAGGCTGTCCAAACACTTATATACGGTAGCTCCAACCCTGCTAGGAGCAGTATCTCCTGTGGGGGAGTAGCGCGTAACGTGGCAGAGAATCTTGGCAGGCTCGGCTGCAGTCCTTCCCTTCTGTCTTTTATTGGGAATGACGCGGAAGGGCAATGGCTAATCGGCAAGACGAAGGAATTTGTCAATATTCACTCAGTAGGAGTAGTCGATGGAAAATCGACTGGCACATACACAGCGATTCTTGATCTGGATGGGGAAATGGCTGTCGCCCTGGCGGATATGGAAATTTACGATGATGTAGATATTGACTTGCTTCAAAGTAAGTGGGCAGCCGATTTTCGCACAGATTTAATTGTAATAGACACAAATTTTCCTGCAGATGTTTTAGAAAAAATTATAAATCGGCCAATGAAACAGGTACTCCTCTTTGCATTGCACCTGTATCCGCTCCGAAAATTAGGAAACTACCTGCATCTCTCAATGGTGTGGCTTGGCTGA
- the motA gene encoding flagellar motor stator protein MotA, with the protein MDKTSLIGIILAIIAVGVGMVYKGVSPIALANPAALLIIILGTISAVVIAFPTNEIKRVPKLFGVIFKEQKLLNHSDLIRMFSEWAQLARKEGLLALEAKTGEIDDPFLRNGLSLAVDGQSADYIRDVLSEEIEAMEERHLSGAGIFTQAGTYAPTLGVLGAVLGLIAALTHMDDQQALGHAISAAFVATLLGIFTGYVLWHPFANKLKRKSHQEAKQKEMMVEGILSILEGEAPRVIEQKLASYLPAGERRKFLEESVVKKDE; encoded by the coding sequence ATGGATAAAACATCATTAATAGGAATAATACTTGCAATAATCGCAGTAGGCGTTGGGATGGTTTATAAAGGCGTAAGTCCGATAGCGTTGGCCAATCCTGCAGCGCTTTTGATTATTATATTAGGTACGATTTCTGCGGTGGTTATCGCTTTTCCAACGAATGAAATTAAGCGCGTTCCTAAATTATTTGGCGTTATTTTCAAAGAACAGAAATTGCTTAATCACTCCGACCTGATCAGAATGTTTTCAGAATGGGCACAGCTTGCCCGTAAAGAAGGTTTGCTGGCCCTCGAAGCAAAAACAGGTGAGATTGATGATCCTTTCCTAAGAAATGGATTATCTCTGGCTGTGGACGGACAAAGTGCCGATTACATACGTGACGTGCTTTCTGAGGAAATTGAAGCAATGGAAGAACGGCATTTATCAGGGGCAGGCATCTTCACACAGGCAGGTACTTATGCTCCAACTCTTGGTGTTCTTGGAGCAGTATTGGGCTTAATCGCTGCATTAACTCATATGGATGATCAACAGGCACTGGGCCATGCCATTTCTGCAGCTTTTGTTGCCACCCTGCTTGGGATCTTTACAGGTTACGTTTTATGGCATCCATTCGCCAATAAACTTAAGCGAAAATCGCATCAGGAAGCGAAACAGAAGGAAATGATGGTGGAAGGGATATTATCTATCCTGGAAGGAGAAGCACCGAGAGTCATCGAACAAAAGCTTGCATCCTATTTGCCTGCAGGGGAGCGGAGGAAATTCCTCGAAGAAAGCGTTGTGAAAAAAGATGAGTAG
- a CDS encoding DUF1992 domain-containing protein, whose protein sequence is MDFSFIASEDRIRRAYEDGEFNELPGLGKPMKLEDLSAIPEELRMAYKMLKNAGYAQEESQLRKEMMSIEDLIRKCEDPDEKQGLQRKLNQKLHRFNGMMAKKGVQTNSSIFKNYEQKIYTKMDL, encoded by the coding sequence ATGGATTTTTCGTTTATTGCTTCCGAGGATAGAATTAGAAGAGCATATGAAGATGGTGAATTTAATGAACTTCCCGGGTTAGGTAAACCAATGAAGTTGGAGGACTTATCAGCAATACCGGAAGAATTGCGTATGGCATATAAAATGCTGAAAAATGCAGGATATGCCCAGGAAGAAAGCCAGCTAAGAAAAGAAATGATGTCAATAGAAGATTTAATAAGGAAATGTGAGGACCCTGACGAAAAGCAAGGTCTCCAAAGAAAATTAAACCAAAAACTACACCGTTTTAACGGAATGATGGCAAAAAAGGGCGTCCAGACAAACTCCTCGATATTTAAAAACTACGAACAAAAGATATACACGAAAATGGATTTATAA